One segment of Paenibacillus rhizovicinus DNA contains the following:
- a CDS encoding family 20 glycosylhydrolase, translating to MNDMLTAHAAFGQTTYWITGATVIDCELPLVKELLSRTASLQPQTDICRRIKFRLGVPEDVRASISEQLNVAYDDAHEEGYVIAIAGSEAAIYAEQERGLVYGAVTLAKLADANRGGLRTGIVYNYPTCPVRGLKVYLPTEEGIPYFKAFVDMLVQFKYNTIVIEVGGAMAYKRHPEINEGWVRYCDEMYEYSGKTIVIQEKTFSWYKNSIHAENGGGRFLSQAQVSDIVGYCKERFLDVIPEVPSLSHCDYLLINHPEIRERHNDPYPDTYCPSDERSYALLFDVLDEVLDVFEPRTVHIGHDELYSIGLCDKCKGKPAEQLYADDIKRIHAYLQERGAQTMIWSEKLLNAVTSDGKTYGGSERRMVDYDTGVYMGETIPATYKAIDLVPRDIVMMHWYWGIERHFEQPFFERSMPVVYGNFDGPSFADWSTRLAQGALGGIISNWSAIKEENLQRNGALFSMAYASYLFWRDHYDDTMHEEAANQAFEALYRYRYRKALREAGSGAGTSYIEVLHSTDHIREYHQFIDGIYLDNREYRIGEYVLEYADGSKASVPITYGFNISNKDRFWDRKLSKGTLHTAAQYEVDAILLEAAFTSWPVRIGEETYYRWLIESPYPDKTVTAVRLLVDNPLTGNIWVKAIAHVPETRSRQTQSVAEPIRIMGEANFASN from the coding sequence ATGAACGATATGCTGACCGCGCATGCTGCTTTCGGGCAAACGACTTACTGGATCACGGGCGCTACCGTCATCGACTGCGAGCTCCCGCTCGTCAAGGAACTGCTGTCGCGGACGGCCAGCCTGCAGCCGCAAACGGACATTTGCAGGAGAATCAAGTTCCGTCTCGGCGTGCCGGAAGACGTTCGCGCGAGCATCTCCGAGCAATTGAACGTTGCGTACGACGACGCGCATGAAGAAGGATATGTCATCGCTATTGCCGGCAGCGAAGCGGCAATCTATGCCGAACAGGAGCGGGGGCTCGTCTATGGCGCCGTCACGCTGGCGAAGCTTGCCGACGCGAACCGCGGCGGTCTTCGCACGGGCATCGTCTATAATTACCCGACTTGTCCGGTCAGAGGGCTTAAGGTGTACCTGCCGACGGAAGAAGGCATTCCGTATTTCAAAGCGTTCGTCGACATGCTCGTCCAGTTCAAATACAACACGATCGTCATCGAAGTCGGCGGCGCGATGGCGTACAAGCGGCATCCGGAAATCAACGAGGGCTGGGTGCGCTACTGCGACGAAATGTACGAATACAGCGGGAAAACGATCGTCATTCAGGAGAAAACGTTCTCGTGGTACAAAAATTCGATCCATGCGGAGAACGGCGGCGGCCGGTTCCTCTCCCAAGCGCAGGTAAGCGACATCGTCGGCTACTGCAAAGAGCGCTTCCTCGACGTCATTCCGGAAGTGCCGAGCCTCAGCCACTGCGATTATTTGCTCATCAATCACCCGGAAATCAGGGAGCGTCATAACGATCCTTACCCGGACACGTACTGCCCGTCCGACGAGCGCTCTTATGCGCTGCTCTTCGATGTGCTGGATGAAGTGCTGGACGTATTCGAGCCGCGAACGGTCCATATCGGCCATGACGAGCTGTACTCGATCGGGCTGTGCGACAAGTGCAAAGGCAAGCCGGCGGAGCAGCTGTATGCGGATGACATCAAGCGAATCCATGCTTATTTGCAGGAACGCGGCGCTCAAACGATGATCTGGAGCGAGAAGCTGCTGAACGCTGTTACCTCGGACGGCAAGACGTACGGCGGATCCGAACGGCGCATGGTCGATTACGATACCGGCGTTTACATGGGCGAGACGATTCCCGCAACGTACAAAGCGATTGATCTCGTGCCGCGCGACATTGTCATGATGCATTGGTACTGGGGCATCGAGCGGCATTTCGAGCAGCCGTTCTTCGAGCGAAGCATGCCTGTCGTCTACGGGAACTTCGATGGACCTTCGTTCGCCGATTGGAGCACGCGTCTTGCGCAGGGAGCGCTCGGCGGCATCATTTCCAATTGGAGCGCGATCAAAGAAGAGAATTTGCAGCGCAACGGCGCATTGTTCTCGATGGCGTACGCGTCGTATCTATTCTGGCGCGATCATTATGATGATACGATGCACGAAGAGGCGGCCAATCAGGCGTTCGAAGCGCTGTACCGGTACCGCTACCGCAAGGCGCTGCGGGAAGCCGGCTCCGGCGCGGGCACGTCGTATATCGAAGTGCTGCATTCGACCGATCATATCCGGGAGTATCACCAGTTCATCGACGGCATTTACCTGGACAATCGGGAGTATCGGATCGGCGAATACGTGCTCGAGTATGCGGACGGCTCGAAAGCCAGCGTTCCGATCACGTACGGCTTCAACATTTCCAACAAAGACCGGTTTTGGGATCGCAAGCTGTCCAAAGGCACGCTGCATACGGCCGCGCAGTACGAAGTCGATGCGATTTTGCTGGAAGCAGCCTTCACGTCATGGCCTGTCCGGATCGGCGAAGAAACGTATTACCGTTGGCTGATCGAGAGCCCGTATCCCGACAAAACGGTGACGGCTGTCCGGCTGCTGGTCGACAATCCGCTGACCGGCAACATCTGGGTCAAGGCGATCGCGCATGTCCCGGAGACTCGTTCGCGGCAAACGCAGTCCGTCGCCGAACCGATCCGGATTATGGGCGAAGCTAACTTTGCATCGAATTAA
- a CDS encoding polysaccharide-degrading enzyme has protein sequence MSRKTVYALMALALVMGLFTFIPQTDKAYAASLYEVGPGKTYANIGDVPWESLNAGDQVKIYWRSTPYKEKFILSRQGTAAAPITITGVPNASGQRPVIDGNGATTRAALNFWNDNRSVIKIGGARFAGSASDPASGNLPKYITIENLEVRGARSSYTYTNNAGTTVSYLTSASPIFVEYGENLTFRNNVITDGGNGLFVASTDAGVSRNILVEGNYIYGNGNSGSAYEHNIYTAAIGITFQYNHLGDLCSGCSGNNLKDRSSGTVIRYNWIEGGNRQLDLVEGDDTTAISGDAGYHQTYVYGNVLIKPNDTRNPQFVHYGGDNGTTSLYRKGTLYLYHNTFISNRTDNATLLRLSTSSETADVRNNVFYKSVSTSGLRIIDQTGTANLYNNWINTGYVNIAAGSGGTVTHSGTLTGTAPGFTNFSTLDLRPATGSALINAGTSLATGASSYPVNMEYVKDQSSIARAVHSTIDIGAFEN, from the coding sequence ATGAGCAGGAAAACGGTGTATGCATTGATGGCGCTCGCGCTCGTAATGGGATTGTTCACCTTCATACCCCAGACGGACAAAGCTTATGCGGCTTCGTTGTACGAGGTTGGACCCGGCAAAACATATGCCAATATCGGGGATGTTCCATGGGAATCCCTAAACGCCGGCGACCAGGTCAAGATTTACTGGCGGTCGACGCCGTACAAGGAGAAGTTCATCCTTTCGCGCCAAGGTACGGCGGCCGCGCCGATTACCATTACCGGCGTGCCGAACGCAAGCGGCCAGAGGCCGGTCATCGACGGCAACGGGGCAACGACGAGAGCTGCGCTCAACTTCTGGAACGATAACCGTTCCGTGATCAAGATCGGCGGAGCGAGATTCGCCGGCAGCGCCTCCGACCCGGCGTCGGGCAATTTGCCGAAATACATTACGATCGAGAACCTGGAGGTTCGCGGTGCCAGATCGTCCTACACGTACACGAATAACGCCGGCACGACCGTCAGCTATTTGACGAGTGCATCCCCGATTTTCGTGGAGTACGGTGAGAACTTGACGTTCCGCAACAATGTCATTACCGATGGCGGCAATGGTTTGTTCGTTGCGAGCACGGACGCGGGCGTGTCCCGTAATATTCTGGTCGAAGGCAATTACATCTACGGCAATGGCAACAGTGGCAGCGCCTACGAACATAATATTTACACGGCAGCAATCGGCATCACGTTCCAGTACAACCACCTCGGCGACCTGTGCAGCGGTTGTTCCGGCAACAATCTGAAGGACCGCTCGTCCGGCACCGTTATCCGGTACAACTGGATTGAAGGCGGCAACCGTCAGCTGGATCTCGTCGAAGGCGACGATACGACGGCGATCAGCGGCGATGCTGGCTATCACCAAACGTATGTGTACGGCAACGTGCTGATTAAGCCGAACGATACGCGCAATCCGCAGTTCGTCCATTACGGCGGCGACAACGGCACGACTTCGCTGTATCGCAAAGGCACGCTCTATCTCTATCACAACACGTTCATCTCGAACCGGACCGACAACGCGACGCTGCTGCGGCTGTCCACGAGCAGCGAGACGGCTGACGTTCGCAATAACGTGTTCTACAAGAGCGTGTCGACTTCAGGGCTTCGCATCATCGACCAGACGGGAACGGCGAACCTGTACAATAACTGGATCAACACCGGTTATGTGAACATCGCGGCAGGGTCCGGCGGCACGGTTACGCATTCCGGCACGCTTACCGGCACGGCTCCGGGCTTCACGAACTTCTCTACGCTCGATTTGCGTCCGGCGACGGGTTCGGCGCTAATTAACGCAGGCACCTCCCTCGCGACGGGAGCAAGCTCCTACCCGGTAAACATGGAGTATGTGAAGGATCAATCGTCCATCGCCCGCGCCGTTCACAGTACGATCGATATCGGCGCTTTCGAGAATTGA